One Bombus pascuorum chromosome 4, iyBomPasc1.1, whole genome shotgun sequence DNA segment encodes these proteins:
- the LOC132906210 gene encoding microtubule-associated protein RP/EB family member 1 isoform X1 has product MAVNVYATNVTTENLSRHDMLAWVNDCLQSSFTKIEELCTGAVYCQFMDMLFPGSVPLKRVKFKTNLEHEYIQNFKILQGGFKKMNVDKIVPIDKLVKGRFQDNFEFLQWFKKFFDANYSRTEPYDALAMRGGEAMGSGGNNAPHGTNAKRTTPRDVNSTKPAARIGEDPSPPVPTANVKSINKAPAHRPQAKTGVGNRVESGKVEELSAQLMELKMSLDGLEKERDFYFGKLRDIEVMCQDCDNGDPPPIVQKILEVLYATEEGFAPPEELEGDGLAPDDEEEY; this is encoded by the exons ATGGCTGTTAATGTTTATGCAACAAATGTGACAACTGAAAACCTAAGTCGACATGATATGTTAGCATGGGTAAATGATTGTCTGCAGTCATCGTTTACCAAGATCGAAGAGTTATGTACTGGAGCTGTTTATTGTCAATTCATGGATATGCTTTTCCCTGGAAGCGTACCATTGAAGAGGGTCAAGTTCAAGACTAACCTCGAGCATGAATATATacagaatttcaaaattttgcaAGGTGGTTTCAAAAAGATGAATGTAGATAAG ATTGTTCCAATTGATAAACTGGTGAAAGGCAGGTTCCAAGACaactttgaatttttacaatgGTTCAAGAAATTTTTCGATGCAAACTACTCCAGAACAGAGCCATACGATGCACTTGCTATGAGAGGAGGAGAAGCCATGGGTAGTGGTGGAAATAATGCACCGCATGGCACTAATGCAAAACGCACCACACCACGTGATGTAAATTCGACTAAACCAGCTGCTCGTATTG GTGAGGATCCTTCGCCTCCTGTACCTACAGCTAACGTCAAGTcta TTAACAAAGCTCCGGCTCATCGTCCGCAAGCGAAAACAGGCGTGGGAAATCGTGTCGAATCTGGAAAAGTTGAAGAACTTAGTGCCCAG TTGATGGAATTAAAAATGTCGTTGGATGGGctggagaaagaaagagatttCTACTTCGGGAAATTACGTGATATCGAAGTTATGTGCCAAGATTGTGATAACGGAGATCCTCCCCCAATAGTACAGAAAATCTTAGAAGTTCTTTATGCAACAGAG GAAGGGTTTGCACCACCAGAAGAATTGGAAGGAGACGGTCTTGCGCCAGATGACGAAGAAGAATATTAA
- the LOC132906208 gene encoding paternally-expressed gene 3 protein-like yields MENEVTTTCKIPKTPEGIKGIKGWMGSVFITTSQTALGQTLFRLVDSFLWVIEKSAQWSLPLEEIEAEDSGKLFGKIKLIRPLPWFLFLPGLVILRIIRCTINIGAYVFGYSQIQPSGMVKLMQRSRRRLRALNSKIGKSVRRSPANKDKRLTMIEAKKALIRSIRLTLSTLSCLDTSKSSPSPPPTKIRISHTDLEPVATPDEKSTTESVDSPIQHEAKRKFSQLSSDEESTDESDSEELGSKLALLGMEDSADDSDFNPSPSGIAEINTASSSATSSEGDKEVSLTELKDIQNEANEFLQKINFSTSSEAVSLNLEKSESTADGEKYGVDSSESECQKMISWSKEFIDHEVTSTSEQLPTDSTTLSDVNDEISIETEPVTCELLPAQESCELPPASESCELPPASESCELPPASESCELSPASESCELPPAQESRELPPAQESRELPPAQESCELPPAQESRELPPAQESCELPPVQRTCDSPPGPKFRELSPVAKFREISPVAKFRKLPQTPKFYELPPALESRELPPVPESHELAPASESRELPSTQESCELPPAQKSCELPPRSCELPATLESCELSQTPKLCELPSAPGSCELPSVPESCELPPAPESCELSPAQKSCELTPAPETCTSAEARTLDTKELPIVQEKKDYKPEKLERHRDTN; encoded by the exons ATGGAGAATGAAGTAACTACGACCTGT aaaatacCCAAGACGCCAGAAGGTATTAAAGGTATTAAAGGATGGATGGGATCGGTGTTTATCACCACGTCACAGACTGCTTTAGGCCAGACATTGTTCAGACTCGTTGATTCGTTTCTCTGGGTCATCGAGAAGTCTGCACAATGGAGCTTACCACTTGAAGAAATTGAAGCTG AGGACAGCGGTAAATTATTCGGGAAGATAAAACTTATCAGACCTCTACCGTGGTTTCTATTCCTGCCAGGACTAGTGATCCTTCGAATCATCAGATGTACAATTAACATTGGTGCTTATGTATTCGGCTATTCACAAATCCAACCGAGTGGaatg GTAAAATTGATGCAAAGGAGCCGCAGACGATTAAGAGCGCTGAACTCGAAGATAGGGAAATCGGTGCGGCGTAGTCCCGCTAACAAG GACAAGAGATTGACGATGATCGAGGCCAAGAAGGCCCTAATCAGATCTATTAGATTGACTTTGTCGACTTTGTCTTGCTTGGATACGTCTAAATCATCGCCTTCGCCACCGCCAACGAAAATTCGCATAAGTCATACGGATCTTGAACCG GTGGCAACGCCGGACGAAAAATCAACCACAGAATCTGTCGACAGTCCGATACAGCATGAAGCGAAACGCAAATTTTCCCAGCTCAGTTCGGACGAAGAAAGTACCGACGAATCGGATAGCGAAGAGCTGGGTTCGAAACTTGCATTACTCGGCATGGAAGATAGCGCAGACGATTCAGATTTTAAC CCTTCCCCTTCGGGTATCGCAGAGATAAACACAGCATCTAGTTCGGCGACCAGCAGCGAAGGGGACAAAGAAGTGTCTTTAACGGAGTTGAAGGACATTCAGAACGAAGCTAATGAATTCCtccaaaaaattaatttttcaacatcTTCCGAGGCAGTG TCATTGAATTTGGAGAAATCGGAGAGCACCGCGGATGGCGAGAAATACGGCGTGGACAGTTCGG aATCCGAATGCCAAAAGATGATCTCTTGGTCTAAAGAATTTATCGATCATGAAGTAACGTCTACGTCGGAGCAATTGCCAACAG ACTCGACCACATTATCGGATGTGAACGACGAAATATCCATCGAAACAGAGCCAGTAACTTGCGAATTACTGCCAGCGCAAGAATCATGCGAATTACCACCAGCGTCAGAATCTTGCGAATTACCGCCAGCGTCAGAATCTTGCGAATTACCGCCAGCGTCAGAATCTTGCGAATTATCGCCAGCGTCAGAATCTTGCGAATTACCGCCAGCGCAAGAATCTCGCGAATTACCGCCAGCGCAAGAATCTCGCGAATTACCGCCAGCGCAAGAATCTTGCGAATTACCACCAGCGCAAGAATCTCGCGAATTACCGCCAGCGCAAGAATCTTGCGAATTACCGCCAGTGCAAAGAACTTGCGATTCACCCCCGGGGCCAAAATTTCGCGAATTGTCGCCAGTTGCAAAATTTCGCGAAATATCGCCAGTGGCAAAATTTCGCAAATTGCCGCAAACCccaaaattttacgaattaccGCCAGCATTAGAATCTCGCGAATTACCGCCAGTACCAGAATCTCACGAATTAGCACCAGCGTCGGAATCTCGCGAATTACCTTCAACGCAAGAATCTTGCGAATTGCCGCCAGCGCAAAAATCTTGCGAATTACCGCCAAGATCTTGCGAATTACCGGCAACGCTAGAATCTTGCGAATTATCGCAAACCCCAAAATTGTGCGAATTACCGTCAGCTCCAGGATCATGCGAATTACCATCAGTACCAGAGTCTTGCGAATTACCGCCAGCACCAGAATCTTGCGAATTGTCTCCAGCTCAGAAATCTTGCGAATTAACGCCAGCACCAGAAACTTGTACATCAGCGGAAGCTCGTACTCTCGACACAAAAGAACTGCCAATTGTGCAAGAAAAGAAGGATTACAAGCCTGAAAAACTTGAACGTCATCGAGATACTAACTAA
- the LOC132906210 gene encoding microtubule-associated protein RP/EB family member 1 isoform X3, producing MAVNVYATNVTTENLSRHDMLAWVNDCLQSSFTKIEELCTGAVYCQFMDMLFPGSVPLKRVKFKTNLEHEYIQNFKILQGGFKKMNVDKIVPIDKLVKGRFQDNFEFLQWFKKFFDANYSRTEPYDALAMRGGEAMGSGGNNAPHGTNAKRTTPRDVNSTKPAARIVNKAPAHRPQAKTGVGNRVESGKVEELSAQLMELKMSLDGLEKERDFYFGKLRDIEVMCQDCDNGDPPPIVQKILEVLYATEEGFAPPEELEGDGLAPDDEEEY from the exons ATGGCTGTTAATGTTTATGCAACAAATGTGACAACTGAAAACCTAAGTCGACATGATATGTTAGCATGGGTAAATGATTGTCTGCAGTCATCGTTTACCAAGATCGAAGAGTTATGTACTGGAGCTGTTTATTGTCAATTCATGGATATGCTTTTCCCTGGAAGCGTACCATTGAAGAGGGTCAAGTTCAAGACTAACCTCGAGCATGAATATATacagaatttcaaaattttgcaAGGTGGTTTCAAAAAGATGAATGTAGATAAG ATTGTTCCAATTGATAAACTGGTGAAAGGCAGGTTCCAAGACaactttgaatttttacaatgGTTCAAGAAATTTTTCGATGCAAACTACTCCAGAACAGAGCCATACGATGCACTTGCTATGAGAGGAGGAGAAGCCATGGGTAGTGGTGGAAATAATGCACCGCATGGCACTAATGCAAAACGCACCACACCACGTGATGTAAATTCGACTAAACCAGCTGCTCGTATTG TTAACAAAGCTCCGGCTCATCGTCCGCAAGCGAAAACAGGCGTGGGAAATCGTGTCGAATCTGGAAAAGTTGAAGAACTTAGTGCCCAG TTGATGGAATTAAAAATGTCGTTGGATGGGctggagaaagaaagagatttCTACTTCGGGAAATTACGTGATATCGAAGTTATGTGCCAAGATTGTGATAACGGAGATCCTCCCCCAATAGTACAGAAAATCTTAGAAGTTCTTTATGCAACAGAG GAAGGGTTTGCACCACCAGAAGAATTGGAAGGAGACGGTCTTGCGCCAGATGACGAAGAAGAATATTAA
- the LOC132906211 gene encoding spermatogenesis-defective protein 39 homolog produces the protein MTSAKDDEDFWYSSEKRSFCFENNEVDQLFGVSKTDTDKLWAGISNTSTADGSLKSTNDYQPLKPMLSIISEKTLSCILATDKLQNLHPETTGLQPDITLRKILLGQPYSLEQYKSLVSKTTLLDAAIISGDGNAILIIILFLTKTLKRSLVQRILAERPDAVNVYIRYLSIRMQINEIIDILTMLGQPMDAAMKTLHIIIKNTRDPDRLLNKLRNSYKTQFSTLTECKEALFVQSYIKLLEWQMVVKVIDGNEEIELNSSVLDCLKHACKGHWDLPEGKLMSPTILSQQHDVSPRQYQKVALEVKAAAKEWDDIDRLLVTKGWLGSKKLQIHLPIEDVLKILHKNSAPFEVLEKYLKYVDNIERRLELSKNMHCFRIAIDILVQQADRTALMEYKTKLQPQSEEYFYAESALRLPSVKWKS, from the exons ATGACTTCTGCTAAAGATGATGAAGATTTTTGGTACAGTAGCGAGAAACGATCTTTCTGTTTTGAAAATAACGAG GTGGATCAACTGTTTGGAGTATCAAAGACCGATACAGATAAATTATGGGCTGGTATCTCCAACACGTCGACTGCGGATGGATCTTTAAAATCTACTAATGATTATCAGCCACTTAAGCCTATGTTATCTATTATCTCAGAAAAAACACTTTCTTGCA TTTTAGCTACGGATAAATTGCAAAATCTTCATCCAGAAACAACAGGTCTACAACCAGATATTACccttagaaaaattttacttgGCCAACCATATTCTTTGGAACAATATAAATCACTTGTCAGTAAAACTACCTTATTAGATGCAGCGATAATAAGTGGTGATGGAAACGCAATTTTAATA attattttattccttaCAAAAACTCTTAAACGGTCTTTAGTTCAGAGAATATTAGCAGAGAGGCCAGATGCTGTCAATGTTTATATAAGATATCTTTCCATAAGAatgcaaataaatgaaattatagacATTTTAAC AATGCTAGGACAACCAATGGATGCAGCT ATGAAAACTTTACacattatcataaaaaatacTCGAGATCCTGACAGATTACTAAACAAACTTCGAAATAGTTATAAAAcacaattttcaactttaACTGAGTGTAAAGAAGCTTTATTTGTCCAATCCTACATAAAGTTACTTG AATGGCAAATGGTAGTAAAAGTAATCGAtggaaatgaagaaattgaactAAATTCATCAGTTCTTGACTGTCTAAAGCACGCGTGTAAAGGTCACTGGGATTTGCCAGAGGGTAAATTAATGTCTCCTACAATTTTATCTCAACAGCATGATGTGTCTCCTAGACAGTATCAAAAGGTTGCATTAGAAGTTAAAGCAGCAGCTAAAGAATGGGATGATATTGATCGATTACTTGTAACGAAG GGATGGCTAGGAAgcaaaaaattgcaaattcatCTTCCTATCGAAGATGTACTAAAgatattgcataaaaatagTGCACCTTTCGAGGTTCTcgaaaaatacttaaaatatgTCGATAATATAGAGAGGCGATTGgaattatcaaaaaatatgCATTGTTTTAGAATAGCAATTGAT ATACTTGTACAACAAGCAGATCGTACGGCattaatggaatataaaacaaaattacaaccTCAAtccgaagaatatttttacgcGGAAAGCGCGTTACGATTGCCATCGGTTAAGTGGAAAAGCtaa
- the LOC132906210 gene encoding microtubule-associated protein RP/EB family member 1 isoform X2: MAVNVYATNVTTENLSRHDMLAWVNDCLQSSFTKIEELCTGAVYCQFMDMLFPGSVPLKRVKFKTNLEHEYIQNFKILQGGFKKMNVDKVIPVDKLVKGRFQDNFEFLQWFKKFFDANYDGRDYDAYEARGCTPLGSGVDGTHNLSNPQLVPLPPQSKQMQMQQKHTQQRNIAPRQQVNKAPAHRPQAKTGVGNRVESGKVEELSAQLMELKMSLDGLEKERDFYFGKLRDIEVMCQDCDNGDPPPIVQKILEVLYATEEGFAPPEELEGDGLAPDDEEEY, from the exons ATGGCTGTTAATGTTTATGCAACAAATGTGACAACTGAAAACCTAAGTCGACATGATATGTTAGCATGGGTAAATGATTGTCTGCAGTCATCGTTTACCAAGATCGAAGAGTTATGTACTGGAGCTGTTTATTGTCAATTCATGGATATGCTTTTCCCTGGAAGCGTACCATTGAAGAGGGTCAAGTTCAAGACTAACCTCGAGCATGAATATATacagaatttcaaaattttgcaAGGTGGTTTCAAAAAGATGAATGTAGATAAG GTAATACCAGTGGACAAATTGGTAAAAGGCCGCTTTCaagataattttgaatttctacAATGGTTCAAGAAGTTCTTTGATGCAAATTATGATGGCCGTGATTACGATGCTTATGAAGCTCGTGGTTGTACACCATTGGGTTCTGGTGTTGATGGAACCCATAATTTGTCAAATCCTCAACTGGTACCTTTACCACCTCAATCAAAGCAGATGCAAATGCAACAAAAGCATACGCAGCAACGTAACATTGCCCCTCGTCAACAGG TTAACAAAGCTCCGGCTCATCGTCCGCAAGCGAAAACAGGCGTGGGAAATCGTGTCGAATCTGGAAAAGTTGAAGAACTTAGTGCCCAG TTGATGGAATTAAAAATGTCGTTGGATGGGctggagaaagaaagagatttCTACTTCGGGAAATTACGTGATATCGAAGTTATGTGCCAAGATTGTGATAACGGAGATCCTCCCCCAATAGTACAGAAAATCTTAGAAGTTCTTTATGCAACAGAG GAAGGGTTTGCACCACCAGAAGAATTGGAAGGAGACGGTCTTGCGCCAGATGACGAAGAAGAATATTAA